The following are from one region of the Synergistes jonesii genome:
- a CDS encoding M14 family zinc carboxypeptidase, which translates to MKRKLNEISLRTWLLVLVLLFVLPSISLADPPEIPWGGVNRANLDYPEYLRSYHDKKFEATKFDFSFLPRVTNGKSSSVLGEKAYQATQDELIGYIASLSPKNLRWKIIGEFPSYGKAEGVASVSDGSFKLPLLVFSDPPVFSPNEVKALKKPVIWLQGQIHGGESSGGDAMQVLAKRLAEGDLNYLLEKISVVIVPRYNVDGAWRNQRGTNSYRYRINIDQNRDNQGFESAITRTMHRLVNEYEPFFFGDAHEMGFTTGTGYVKGESTRLTIDWSGYDIATLIAPIYNHPEKLKKYITDVFEPAYHKNVEDRGLNWAWYTQTSTTPPGETPGRVVGLRGYVSADVRAKSGDEIVCVTAADGGEKYVPLQTFDGAIDTGITDPSFGLKGACSILTESTTPAIGVNLGLRVAGHVSVYESVLKTAYERADEFYDTVLQARADMAARGKKVADDNRLVLTIHYPEESVKHNIPVLTAIQDAATMSWSVKPGVFESKMFLSRNGTPNISVVQPRAYVIKANDATIARLAHSGVVFERLNKESEIEVEAYTVDAASAKVGDTNLVPSGMSGWSDAKVITAVSTTKKKVKFPKDTYIMYMDQVRATHAAYALEPLSLRNYGNYYLCMKTDMPKIGGDPVSEGFFKADVGDEYPVYRYMGTEKLDSYSIGQLTAPLATENSMVEWVLPYSAAEKDEIAAELGMDVLCISKAWMWLKGKEFTATMPDSAGDVDLREAQWYAYNWKDKKYEKLAASDDGYQIKEEFIDDGNNVKLIAASEKKASGSSGGCNAGAFAPISLLFISLGLLVVRKR; encoded by the coding sequence ATGAAAAGGAAACTTAATGAGATTTCTCTCAGAACGTGGCTCCTAGTATTGGTTTTGCTGTTTGTTCTGCCTTCTATATCCTTAGCGGATCCTCCTGAGATTCCATGGGGTGGGGTTAACAGAGCTAATTTGGACTACCCAGAATATCTTAGAAGCTACCATGATAAGAAATTTGAGGCGACTAAATTTGACTTTAGTTTTTTGCCGAGGGTAACGAACGGCAAGAGCAGCAGTGTGCTGGGTGAAAAAGCCTATCAGGCGACGCAGGATGAGCTTATTGGCTATATCGCTTCGCTTTCACCGAAAAATTTACGCTGGAAGATAATCGGCGAATTTCCAAGCTATGGAAAGGCTGAAGGCGTGGCCTCTGTCTCCGACGGGTCGTTTAAGCTACCGCTTCTTGTCTTCAGCGATCCTCCGGTATTCTCACCGAATGAGGTAAAGGCGCTGAAAAAACCGGTAATATGGCTGCAAGGTCAAATACACGGCGGCGAATCAAGTGGCGGAGACGCGATGCAGGTCCTTGCTAAACGGTTGGCGGAGGGTGATTTGAACTATCTGCTGGAAAAGATATCTGTGGTCATTGTTCCTCGGTATAATGTCGACGGTGCATGGAGAAACCAGCGCGGGACAAATTCTTACCGCTACCGTATCAACATAGACCAGAACCGCGACAATCAGGGCTTTGAGTCCGCGATAACAAGAACGATGCACAGACTTGTCAATGAATACGAACCTTTCTTCTTCGGTGATGCCCACGAGATGGGATTTACGACGGGAACGGGCTATGTTAAAGGAGAATCTACAAGATTGACGATAGACTGGAGCGGATATGACATCGCCACTCTTATAGCCCCGATTTACAATCACCCGGAAAAACTGAAGAAATATATAACCGACGTGTTTGAACCAGCGTATCACAAAAACGTGGAAGACAGAGGGTTGAACTGGGCATGGTATACGCAGACTTCTACCACCCCTCCCGGAGAAACCCCTGGTAGAGTAGTAGGACTGCGTGGCTATGTTTCTGCCGACGTAAGAGCAAAGAGTGGCGATGAGATCGTCTGTGTCACAGCTGCGGACGGGGGCGAAAAATATGTCCCTCTGCAAACATTTGACGGGGCGATTGACACGGGAATTACAGATCCGTCTTTCGGCCTTAAAGGAGCCTGCAGTATTTTGACAGAGTCTACGACTCCTGCTATAGGGGTGAATTTAGGACTTCGTGTCGCAGGACATGTTTCGGTATATGAGTCGGTTCTCAAAACAGCGTACGAAAGGGCCGATGAATTTTACGATACAGTATTGCAGGCGCGGGCAGATATGGCGGCCCGCGGCAAAAAAGTTGCCGACGACAACAGGCTGGTTCTTACGATCCATTATCCTGAAGAAAGCGTTAAGCATAATATCCCAGTGTTGACTGCCATTCAGGATGCCGCCACTATGTCATGGTCTGTAAAGCCAGGAGTATTTGAAAGCAAGATGTTCCTTTCAAGAAATGGAACGCCCAATATTTCAGTTGTTCAACCGCGGGCGTATGTAATCAAAGCCAATGATGCCACAATTGCCAGACTTGCACATTCCGGCGTCGTCTTTGAACGTCTGAATAAGGAGAGCGAGATTGAAGTAGAAGCATATACCGTGGATGCGGCGTCTGCAAAGGTGGGCGACACAAACTTGGTTCCTTCGGGAATGAGCGGCTGGAGTGACGCAAAGGTAATAACAGCGGTATCAACGACTAAGAAAAAGGTAAAGTTCCCTAAGGATACATATATCATGTATATGGACCAGGTGCGCGCGACTCATGCGGCATATGCCTTGGAGCCTCTTTCTCTAAGAAACTATGGTAATTATTACCTTTGCATGAAGACTGACATGCCGAAGATCGGAGGAGACCCGGTAAGCGAAGGTTTCTTCAAGGCGGATGTTGGAGACGAGTATCCCGTGTACAGATACATGGGTACGGAAAAGCTTGACAGCTACTCGATCGGTCAGCTTACAGCTCCACTTGCTACGGAAAATTCTATGGTAGAATGGGTGCTCCCATACAGCGCGGCAGAGAAGGACGAGATTGCTGCGGAACTCGGCATGGACGTATTGTGCATAAGCAAAGCGTGGATGTGGTTGAAAGGTAAAGAGTTCACCGCAACAATGCCCGACAGCGCTGGAGATGTGGATTTAAGAGAGGCGCAGTGGTATGCGTATAACTGGAAAGACAAAAAATATGAGAAACTTGCAGCGTCAGATGACGGTTACCAGATAAAAGAGGAGTTCATCGATGATGGTAATAATGTCAAATTGATAGCCGCCTCTGAGAAAAAAGCGTCTGGCAGTAGTGGGGGGTGCAACGCTGGAGCGTTTGCGCCAATTTCCTTACTTTTTATTTCGCTTGGTCTATTGGTGGTCAGGAAGAGATAG
- a CDS encoding ABC transporter substrate-binding protein encodes MKKVLALLTLAVVVFAAGAAFAAEPIKIGYLAALTGDYAQYGITEVNMAKMVVNDINAQGGLLGRQIELIPYDTKTRNEDAVNAVRRMIESDKVCVIVGANSSGINIATAPIVAKGKTPQISTVGTNPLVTVDNKGRVRDYSFRICFTDPYQGALAADLAYNDLGKKNAAILYNVGSDYAQGLREFFVKNYEKLGGKVVADEGFRETDVDYRAQLTKIKNAGADLLFLPGMGKDMALAIKQAQELGLNVTIVGGDGYGEFMNEIAGDAMKGTYWINHTYLEDPEMAPIFKRYKEVYNDDCKEFVNGTMAYDAMYWVIDAIKRAGKAEGPAIAKALEATKGLKLHHATLTIDPETHNPLNKAGIILKVGDDLHTKFYKKVEPK; translated from the coding sequence TTGAAGAAAGTGCTAGCTTTACTAACATTGGCAGTTGTGGTTTTTGCGGCCGGAGCGGCGTTCGCGGCCGAGCCGATCAAGATCGGCTATCTTGCCGCTCTTACCGGCGACTATGCGCAGTACGGAATTACCGAGGTCAACATGGCCAAGATGGTCGTAAATGACATCAACGCTCAGGGCGGCCTTCTCGGGCGCCAGATCGAACTTATCCCGTACGACACGAAGACGCGCAACGAAGACGCGGTCAACGCGGTCCGCCGCATGATCGAAAGCGACAAGGTCTGCGTAATCGTAGGGGCCAACTCGAGCGGCATCAACATCGCTACGGCGCCGATAGTCGCAAAGGGCAAAACGCCGCAGATCTCCACGGTGGGGACGAACCCGCTCGTGACGGTCGACAACAAGGGACGCGTACGCGACTATTCGTTCCGCATCTGCTTCACTGACCCCTATCAGGGAGCCCTTGCCGCCGACCTTGCCTACAACGACCTCGGCAAAAAGAATGCCGCCATCCTCTATAACGTAGGCTCCGACTACGCGCAGGGGCTTCGCGAATTCTTCGTCAAGAATTACGAGAAGCTCGGCGGCAAGGTAGTCGCCGACGAAGGCTTCCGCGAGACTGACGTCGACTACCGCGCTCAGCTGACGAAGATCAAGAACGCCGGCGCAGACCTTCTCTTCCTCCCCGGCATGGGCAAGGATATGGCTTTGGCGATCAAACAGGCCCAGGAACTCGGACTTAACGTCACGATCGTAGGCGGGGACGGCTACGGTGAATTCATGAACGAGATCGCCGGCGACGCGATGAAGGGGACTTACTGGATCAACCACACTTACCTCGAGGATCCCGAAATGGCTCCGATATTCAAACGCTATAAGGAAGTCTACAATGACGACTGCAAAGAATTCGTAAACGGAACGATGGCCTACGACGCCATGTACTGGGTCATCGACGCCATCAAGCGCGCCGGCAAGGCCGAAGGCCCCGCGATAGCTAAGGCTCTCGAAGCGACAAAGGGACTGAAGCTCCACCACGCGACGCTCACGATCGACCCCGAAACGCACAATCCGCTCAACAAGGCCGGCATAATCCTCAAGGTCGGCGACGACCTTCACACGAAGTTCTACAAGAAAGTGGAGCCGAAATAA
- a CDS encoding branched-chain amino acid ABC transporter permease, with amino-acid sequence METFIQQLINGLSLGSVYALIAVGYSLVYSVLLFSNFAHGGFLVIGGYICYFALRSGGANIWLASFAALVGAGLSAIVVERLAYRPIRERTPITLYMLIASMGMSIVIENLFVVTIGGRFRALPPVIPTNPVNFFGIATTSAFDILSLVTAVVFLVGLQLFLVKTKWGLAIRAASYNLKTAGLMGVNVNRLISIVFFVAGLLAGVGGIFLSVRYTLYPQLGAITTKAFVAAVIGGLGSLPGAVVGSLILGLAEMMTAGFISSQFRDLVVFGILIITLIVRPTGLFGKSVGEKV; translated from the coding sequence TTGGAGACCTTTATCCAGCAGCTTATAAACGGGCTCTCGCTCGGCTCCGTTTACGCTCTTATTGCAGTTGGCTATTCGCTGGTCTACTCCGTTCTTCTCTTCTCAAATTTCGCCCACGGCGGATTTCTTGTAATAGGCGGCTATATCTGTTATTTCGCGCTTCGCTCGGGCGGTGCGAACATATGGCTTGCCTCTTTTGCCGCTCTCGTAGGCGCGGGCCTTTCGGCGATCGTCGTCGAACGCCTCGCCTATCGTCCGATAAGGGAGCGCACTCCGATTACCCTTTATATGCTCATCGCCTCGATGGGCATGAGCATCGTGATCGAGAATTTGTTCGTCGTTACCATAGGAGGACGCTTCCGTGCGCTGCCTCCGGTAATTCCGACTAACCCGGTAAATTTCTTCGGCATAGCGACCACGAGCGCGTTTGACATTTTGTCGCTCGTGACGGCCGTCGTCTTCCTCGTCGGCCTGCAGCTCTTCCTCGTCAAAACGAAGTGGGGGCTCGCGATACGCGCCGCTTCTTACAACCTGAAGACCGCCGGACTTATGGGCGTCAACGTCAACAGGCTGATATCGATAGTCTTCTTCGTCGCCGGGCTTCTCGCCGGCGTCGGAGGGATATTCCTTTCCGTCCGCTACACCCTCTACCCGCAGCTCGGCGCGATAACGACGAAGGCCTTTGTCGCGGCGGTAATAGGGGGGCTCGGCTCTCTTCCGGGCGCCGTCGTCGGCAGCCTGATACTCGGACTTGCGGAAATGATGACGGCGGGGTTCATCTCCAGCCAGTTCCGTGACCTCGTCGTCTTCGGTATACTCATCATAACGCTGATCGTGCGTCCGACCGGACTCTTTGGAAAGTCCGTCGGCGAGAAAGTGTAG
- a CDS encoding branched-chain amino acid ABC transporter permease: protein MEGYAVGIVTLLAINCIAALGVSLFTGFTGVFTLGHAGYMAIGAYTAAILTVEYEVNFVVAIMAGGILAMILAYLIGIPTLKLVGDYYAIASLGLGEAIRLIIENWNDVTRGARGYPGIEDYTSMPVALAFLAVMTVAMFFLVYSRYGRAFKACRDDYVAASLLGFNTAHYRVLSLAISGFYCGVSGALLAGFMSFIQPVMFDMAKSTELVSIVVFGGLGSMSGCMIGTMILTLVTELFRPISQYRMLIYGLVLVLIMVMRPEGIMGTNELTVSYIKKLFSRKNKRTAPAGEEAR from the coding sequence ATGGAAGGTTATGCCGTAGGTATAGTGACGCTATTGGCCATCAACTGTATAGCCGCCCTCGGCGTGTCGCTCTTTACCGGCTTTACCGGCGTGTTCACGCTCGGGCACGCCGGATATATGGCGATAGGTGCCTACACGGCGGCGATACTTACTGTCGAATATGAAGTGAATTTCGTAGTTGCGATAATGGCCGGCGGAATCCTGGCGATGATACTGGCCTACCTGATCGGCATCCCGACGTTGAAGCTCGTCGGAGACTATTACGCTATAGCCTCCCTCGGACTCGGCGAAGCTATCCGCCTCATCATCGAGAACTGGAACGACGTCACTCGCGGCGCGCGCGGCTATCCCGGGATAGAGGACTACACGTCGATGCCTGTGGCGCTCGCCTTTCTGGCTGTGATGACGGTAGCGATGTTCTTCCTGGTCTACAGCCGATACGGGCGAGCCTTCAAAGCGTGCCGCGACGACTATGTGGCGGCGTCGCTGCTCGGCTTCAACACCGCCCATTACCGCGTGCTGAGCCTCGCGATCTCCGGCTTTTACTGCGGGGTGTCCGGCGCGCTTCTGGCCGGCTTCATGTCCTTCATCCAGCCGGTCATGTTCGACATGGCCAAATCGACGGAGCTCGTCTCGATCGTCGTCTTCGGAGGGCTTGGTTCGATGAGCGGCTGCATGATCGGCACGATGATACTGACGCTCGTCACGGAGCTCTTCCGCCCGATATCGCAATACCGCATGCTCATCTACGGGCTTGTCCTTGTACTCATCATGGTAATGCGCCCCGAGGGCATCATGGGCACGAACGAGCTGACGGTCTCCTATATCAAAAAACTTTTCTCAAGGAAGAACAAAAGGACGGCGCCCGCCGGAGAGGAGGCCCGCTGA
- a CDS encoding ABC transporter ATP-binding protein yields the protein MAAPLLELKEVNKRFGGVQAVKDMTFTVERGELAGLIGPNGAGKTTIFNLVTGVYDVTSGSIAFKGDSLNKLKSYQVIRKGIARTFQNLRLFAASTVLENVMTAAQQHYQYSFAEALTHLGRWKGMEAKTRAESMELLDRVGLADRAGQAAGTLPYGLQRRLEIARAISLRPELLLLDEPAAGMNADEVEQLNVLITGIHKDFDLTILLIEHHMDVVMAICPHIVCMNFGAKIAEGTPEQIQNHPDVLKAYLGEEE from the coding sequence ATGGCAGCCCCGCTTCTTGAACTGAAGGAAGTCAACAAAAGATTTGGCGGCGTTCAGGCCGTCAAGGATATGACGTTTACGGTCGAAAGGGGAGAGCTTGCCGGGCTTATCGGACCGAACGGCGCGGGAAAGACGACGATATTCAACCTCGTCACCGGCGTTTACGACGTGACGAGCGGCAGCATAGCATTTAAAGGAGATAGCCTCAACAAGCTGAAGTCTTACCAGGTCATAAGGAAGGGCATCGCGCGCACCTTTCAGAATCTGCGCCTCTTCGCCGCCTCGACCGTGCTCGAGAACGTCATGACGGCGGCGCAGCAGCATTACCAGTATTCCTTCGCCGAGGCTCTGACTCATCTCGGCCGCTGGAAGGGCATGGAGGCGAAGACGCGCGCCGAAAGCATGGAGCTTCTCGACCGCGTCGGGCTCGCAGACCGCGCCGGGCAGGCGGCGGGAACGCTTCCCTACGGCCTGCAAAGGCGCCTTGAGATCGCGCGTGCGATATCGCTGCGCCCCGAGCTGCTTCTTCTCGACGAGCCGGCCGCCGGCATGAACGCCGACGAGGTCGAGCAGCTCAACGTCCTTATCACAGGGATACACAAGGACTTCGACCTCACGATATTGCTCATCGAGCATCATATGGACGTGGTGATGGCGATATGCCCGCACATCGTCTGCATGAACTTCGGCGCAAAGATAGCCGAGGGAACGCCGGAGCAGATACAGAATCATCCGGACGTCCTAAAGGCGTACCTCGGAGAGGAGGAATAG